The following proteins come from a genomic window of Sphingobium cloacae:
- a CDS encoding TolC family protein: MRIVLAALGLLTAAPALAQHTDLPPADKVNEALDNHPSVAAAIARVEAARARGDMLRKGPHEVTVSGSYIRRTVDREGGFDEFDTTISRPFRLPGKAALDREAGALGIEVAENQMEDVRHQTALLLAGYWHDWLTAGSHYRNDLDSVRGLEEAIAAIKRRVTLRDAAQLDLDQAQAALAQARAQAASSLSLREQARVTFAASFPEIPLPSEPPELADPMLPAQGLEAMRDLVIERSHEIRAADKEAQRLNVTSRRVRADRIADPSFGVRLFSERGGAEAGAGVVALIPLGGGYRRAAADQASAEANAARMELAAVQRSIEATANADLSNAHTRLDAWRNADASARSAGDAAERTVRGYQLGQIDLSDMLYARRQANDARRMEIEARSEADRALLKIQIDSHSIWAPDEAGHD; encoded by the coding sequence ATGCGGATCGTACTCGCCGCTCTCGGCCTTCTGACGGCCGCGCCTGCCCTGGCCCAGCATACCGATCTGCCGCCTGCCGACAAGGTCAACGAAGCGCTCGACAATCACCCCAGCGTCGCCGCCGCAATTGCGCGCGTCGAAGCCGCACGGGCACGCGGCGATATGCTGCGCAAAGGCCCCCACGAAGTGACGGTGAGCGGCAGCTACATTCGCCGAACCGTCGATCGCGAAGGCGGGTTCGACGAATTCGATACGACAATCAGCCGCCCATTCCGCCTGCCGGGCAAGGCCGCGCTCGACCGCGAAGCCGGTGCGCTCGGCATTGAGGTCGCGGAAAACCAGATGGAGGATGTCCGCCATCAAACCGCGCTGCTGCTGGCCGGCTATTGGCACGACTGGCTCACTGCGGGAAGCCATTATCGCAACGATCTCGACAGCGTCCGCGGGCTGGAGGAGGCAATCGCCGCCATAAAGCGGCGGGTCACGCTGCGAGACGCCGCCCAACTCGACCTCGACCAGGCGCAGGCGGCGCTGGCTCAGGCGCGCGCGCAGGCCGCATCGTCACTCTCGCTGCGCGAACAGGCGCGCGTGACCTTCGCAGCGTCCTTTCCGGAAATCCCGCTCCCCTCCGAACCACCAGAACTGGCCGACCCCATGCTGCCCGCCCAGGGGCTGGAAGCGATGCGCGACCTGGTAATCGAGCGCAGTCACGAGATCCGCGCCGCCGACAAGGAAGCGCAGCGTCTGAACGTGACTTCGCGTCGGGTGCGAGCGGATCGCATCGCAGACCCGAGCTTCGGCGTCCGCCTGTTCAGCGAGCGCGGCGGCGCGGAAGCCGGCGCGGGCGTGGTGGCTTTAATCCCGCTCGGCGGTGGCTATCGCAGAGCCGCAGCCGATCAGGCGTCAGCCGAGGCCAATGCCGCGCGCATGGAACTCGCGGCCGTGCAGCGCAGCATCGAGGCGACCGCCAATGCCGACCTTTCCAACGCGCACACCCGGCTCGATGCCTGGCGCAATGCCGACGCTTCGGCGCGCAGCGCCGGCGACGCCGCCGAAAGGACGGTGCGCGGTTACCAACTCGGGCAGATCGACCTCTCCGATATGCTCTATGCCCGCCGGCAGGCCAATGACGCGCGCCGAATGGAAATCGAGGCGCGCTCCGAAGCCGATCGTGCTCTGCTCAAGATCCAGATCGATTCCCACAGCATCTGGGCACCAGATGAAGCGGGGCACGACTAG
- a CDS encoding DUF3240 family protein — MPDLLFTLHCATRDTELLVDAIRAVSPTPIHVRGEAVRGRDFGDAGTAERVSGELKRSTLELIVSADAVPDLLRTVKDARRDLPVRWRTTPLLDHGRIA; from the coding sequence ATGCCTGACCTGCTGTTCACCCTCCATTGCGCCACCCGCGATACCGAGCTTCTCGTGGACGCGATCCGCGCCGTCTCCCCCACGCCAATCCATGTCCGCGGGGAAGCTGTGCGAGGTCGCGATTTTGGCGATGCGGGAACCGCCGAGCGCGTGTCGGGCGAATTGAAGCGTTCGACGCTCGAACTGATCGTGAGCGCAGACGCGGTGCCCGACCTGCTCCGCACCGTAAAAGACGCGCGGCGCGATCTGCCGGTCCGGTGGCGCACGACGCCCCTGCTCGATCATGGAAGGATCGCCTGA
- a CDS encoding efflux RND transporter permease subunit, producing MLRSLVATALSYRLLVLILAAATAGLGVWAFVNLPVDAYPNIAQTQVKLILKAPGMTPEEVESRVITPIETEMLGIPNQAILRSSAKYAIADITIDFTDGTDIYWARQQVAERLAGVTGDLPAAVTGGLAPISTPLSDVYMFTIEGPLSLQQKRELLDWTIRPALRTVPGVADVNALGGYVRTFEVRPDPVALASAKLSISDLRTAIESGNRNDGAGRLTDGEESLIVRAVGAIRSVEDLQTLVIASRDGRIVRLGDVATVGTGSLTRYGAVTRGGKAEAVEGLVIALRGADARAVVDGVRTRLAGLQHSLPAGTQIHVFYDRSDLIGRAVGTVEEALLEATVLVVVLLILFLGDWRAATIVAATLPMAALITFLFMRVMGLSANLMSLGGLAIAIGMLVDGAVVVVENVVERLSHAQGEDTPRLNHVFRATSEVIVPVSAGIVIIALVFLPLLSLQGLEGKLFAPVALTIVFALAGSLLLALTLVPVLASFSLRSGHHGEPWIMRQIGPRYQALLDAAFAHKKLVYGLSATGLVLAGLAYGAAGKTFMPTMDEGSVIVQLTKLPSISLDQSVAGDMAVQRALRTVPEVEDVIARVGSDEIGLDPMGPNETDSFVQLKPRSQWRGDKDFVVGEMRKALDGLPGIQSSFTQPIEMRVSEMLTGARGDLAVKIFGPDTATLAELAGRIQDILSGIHGSSEVLTVANDNVDYLQLDIDRAAAGRFGMPVDQFQDALRAQVEGVRSGVVAEGQKRIPIVIRGDDGIRSDPARFADLQLRTPDGTLARVSDMARVERTQGPVKLDHENGSRFALVQAFVSGRDLVGYVDEAKAQVTAKVRLPAGYSIVWGGQFENQQRASARLMMVVPVALVLIFLVLLAALRSLRAALLILSNIPFAMVGGLISLWLSGEYLSVPASVGFIALLGIAVLNGLVLVAYFRQLRADGVGMAETVRLGAQRRLRPVLMTAGITAFGLVPLLFASGPGSEIQRPLAIVVIGGLITSTLLTLVLLPILFERFGESAGEAANA from the coding sequence ATGCTGCGTTCGCTTGTCGCCACCGCGCTGTCCTATCGTCTGCTCGTCCTGATCCTTGCCGCCGCCACGGCCGGGCTCGGGGTCTGGGCTTTTGTCAACTTGCCGGTCGATGCCTATCCCAACATCGCGCAGACCCAGGTGAAGCTGATCCTCAAAGCCCCCGGCATGACGCCGGAGGAGGTCGAGAGCCGCGTCATCACGCCGATCGAGACGGAGATGCTCGGCATTCCCAACCAGGCGATCCTGCGCTCGAGCGCCAAATATGCCATCGCCGACATAACCATCGACTTTACCGACGGCACCGACATCTACTGGGCGCGCCAACAGGTCGCCGAACGGCTGGCGGGCGTGACGGGCGATCTGCCTGCTGCCGTGACCGGCGGTCTCGCGCCGATCTCGACGCCCCTGTCCGACGTCTACATGTTCACGATCGAAGGGCCGCTGTCTCTCCAGCAGAAACGCGAACTGCTCGACTGGACGATCCGCCCGGCGCTGCGCACAGTGCCCGGCGTCGCGGACGTGAACGCGCTGGGCGGCTATGTTCGTACCTTCGAGGTCCGGCCTGATCCGGTGGCGCTGGCGAGCGCGAAGCTCTCGATCTCCGATCTGCGCACCGCGATCGAAAGCGGCAATCGCAATGACGGCGCGGGGCGCCTGACCGATGGCGAGGAATCGCTGATCGTCCGGGCCGTGGGCGCGATCCGCAGCGTGGAGGATCTGCAAACGCTGGTCATCGCCAGCCGGGACGGCCGCATCGTCCGCCTGGGCGACGTCGCCACAGTCGGCACCGGCAGCCTCACCCGCTATGGGGCGGTGACGCGCGGCGGCAAGGCCGAGGCGGTGGAGGGCCTGGTGATCGCGCTGCGCGGCGCGGATGCGCGGGCGGTGGTCGATGGCGTGCGGACGCGGCTTGCCGGGCTTCAGCACAGCTTGCCCGCAGGCACGCAGATCCATGTCTTCTACGATCGCTCCGATCTGATCGGGCGCGCGGTCGGCACGGTCGAGGAGGCGCTGCTGGAAGCGACCGTGCTGGTCGTCGTGCTGCTGATCCTGTTCCTCGGCGACTGGCGTGCGGCCACGATCGTCGCGGCGACCCTGCCGATGGCCGCGCTCATCACCTTCCTGTTCATGCGCGTCATGGGGCTGTCCGCGAACCTCATGAGCCTCGGCGGGCTCGCCATCGCGATCGGGATGCTGGTCGACGGCGCGGTGGTGGTGGTCGAGAATGTCGTCGAGCGCCTGAGCCATGCCCAGGGCGAGGACACGCCCCGACTCAACCACGTATTCCGCGCAACCAGCGAGGTGATCGTGCCGGTGTCGGCGGGCATCGTCATCATCGCGCTCGTGTTCCTGCCCCTGCTTTCGCTGCAGGGGCTGGAGGGCAAGCTGTTCGCGCCCGTCGCGCTCACCATCGTCTTCGCGCTCGCGGGCTCCCTGCTGCTCGCCCTGACGCTGGTGCCGGTCCTTGCCTCCTTCAGCCTCAGGAGCGGCCATCATGGTGAGCCATGGATCATGCGGCAGATCGGCCCGCGCTACCAGGCGCTGCTCGACGCGGCGTTCGCGCACAAGAAGCTGGTCTATGGTCTCTCCGCCACCGGGCTGGTGCTGGCGGGCCTCGCTTATGGCGCGGCCGGGAAGACCTTCATGCCGACGATGGACGAAGGCTCGGTGATCGTGCAGCTTACCAAGCTGCCCTCGATCAGCCTGGACCAATCGGTGGCCGGCGACATGGCGGTGCAGCGCGCGCTCCGCACCGTGCCGGAGGTGGAGGACGTGATCGCCCGCGTCGGCTCCGACGAGATCGGTCTCGATCCGATGGGACCGAACGAGACCGACAGCTTCGTCCAGTTGAAGCCGCGCTCGCAATGGCGCGGGGACAAGGATTTCGTCGTCGGGGAAATGCGCAAGGCGCTGGACGGCCTGCCCGGTATCCAATCGAGTTTCACCCAGCCGATCGAGATGCGCGTCTCGGAGATGCTCACCGGCGCGCGCGGCGATCTAGCGGTCAAGATTTTCGGGCCTGACACCGCAACGCTCGCCGAGCTCGCGGGTCGGATCCAGGATATCCTGTCCGGCATCCACGGCTCATCGGAGGTCCTGACGGTCGCCAACGACAATGTGGACTATCTCCAACTCGACATCGACCGCGCGGCGGCGGGGCGGTTCGGGATGCCGGTCGACCAGTTCCAGGACGCGCTGCGCGCACAGGTCGAGGGCGTGCGGTCCGGGGTCGTGGCCGAAGGTCAGAAACGCATTCCGATCGTCATTCGCGGTGACGACGGCATCCGGAGCGATCCGGCCCGTTTCGCCGACCTGCAATTGCGCACGCCCGATGGCACGCTGGCGCGTGTCAGCGACATGGCGCGGGTGGAGCGCACGCAGGGACCGGTGAAGCTCGATCACGAGAACGGCTCGCGCTTCGCGCTGGTGCAGGCCTTCGTCTCCGGCCGCGATCTGGTCGGCTATGTCGATGAGGCGAAGGCGCAGGTCACCGCCAAGGTACGGCTACCGGCAGGCTACAGCATCGTCTGGGGCGGTCAGTTCGAGAACCAGCAGCGCGCATCGGCCCGGCTGATGATGGTGGTGCCCGTAGCGCTGGTGTTGATCTTCCTCGTCCTGCTGGCGGCGCTGCGCTCATTGCGCGCCGCGCTGCTGATCCTCTCCAACATCCCCTTCGCGATGGTCGGCGGGCTGATCTCGCTGTGGCTGTCGGGCGAGTATCTCTCGGTCCCGGCGTCGGTGGGGTTCATCGCCCTGCTCGGCATCGCCGTGCTCAATGGGTTGGTGCTGGTGGCCTATTTCCGCCAGTTGCGCGCCGACGGGGTGGGTATGGCCGAGACCGTGCGCCTGGGCGCGCAGCGTCGGCTGCGACCGGTGCTGATGACTGCCGGCATCACGGCCTTCGGCCTCGTCCCCCTGCTGTTCGCCAGCGGGCCGGGGTCCGAGATCCAGCGGCCGCTCGCGATCGTGGTGATCGGCGGCCTCATTACCTCCACTTTGCTGACGCTGGTCCTACTGCCGATCCTGTTCGAGCGCTTCGGGGAAAGCGCCGGGGAGGCCGCTAATGCCTGA
- a CDS encoding class I SAM-dependent methyltransferase, whose protein sequence is MNDAGENREGLAAHDWAGQAGMRWLAQLDRFESMIEPIGRALLAQAAYNAGETVVDVGCGGGWTTRQIATAVGNTGFALGLDISPDLVGMARERAQRAGLANIRFEQGDAATTMLEEAPFDRLFSRFGSMFFAEPYPAFANLRRMLRDGGRLDIAVWASIADNPWQLSVMGIIKEHMDLPTPQSRAPGPFALGEQDYVIDLLQSAGFCEVRFDAWTGEQRVGGPGSDPESAARFVLEGMQIGDLVRQNGAEVRKAIHQHLVELFERHCDENGVHMGAKAWLVSARA, encoded by the coding sequence ATGAACGATGCTGGCGAGAACAGGGAAGGTTTGGCCGCGCACGATTGGGCCGGCCAGGCGGGCATGCGTTGGCTCGCCCAGCTCGACCGCTTCGAAAGCATGATCGAGCCGATCGGCAGGGCGTTGCTTGCCCAGGCCGCATACAACGCCGGCGAAACGGTGGTCGATGTCGGATGCGGCGGTGGCTGGACCACGCGGCAGATCGCCACGGCCGTCGGCAACACCGGATTTGCGCTCGGCCTCGACATCTCACCCGATCTGGTGGGGATGGCCAGGGAACGGGCACAGCGCGCGGGCCTTGCCAATATCCGCTTCGAGCAGGGCGATGCCGCGACGACGATGCTGGAGGAAGCGCCGTTCGATCGGCTGTTCTCGCGCTTCGGTTCGATGTTCTTCGCTGAGCCTTATCCCGCTTTCGCCAATCTGCGCCGGATGTTGCGCGATGGCGGGCGGCTCGACATCGCTGTCTGGGCGTCCATCGCTGACAATCCGTGGCAGCTTAGTGTCATGGGCATCATCAAGGAGCATATGGACCTGCCGACGCCGCAGTCGCGCGCGCCGGGACCATTCGCGCTCGGCGAGCAGGACTATGTGATCGACCTTCTCCAAAGCGCGGGTTTCTGCGAGGTCAGATTCGATGCCTGGACAGGTGAGCAGCGCGTGGGCGGCCCCGGCAGTGATCCCGAGAGCGCCGCTCGCTTCGTGCTTGAGGGGATGCAGATCGGCGATCTTGTTCGACAGAACGGGGCAGAGGTACGCAAGGCCATTCACCAGCATCTTGTCGAGCTGTTCGAGCGCCATTGCGATGAGAATGGCGTTCATATGGGGGCGAAGGCCTGGCTGGTGAGCGCACGGGCCTGA
- a CDS encoding TonB-dependent receptor yields MPAFARSTSKQPTFKVRLAGSFAFPALVAVLAGAPISRAFAQDGTPLPEVDVSSASEAGSTVSGERLSPSRLRDLQVGSSDTAAILQSVPGVSGYGAGGFSTLPVIRGLEAQRLTVLVDGVAIASACPNDMNPPLSYTDPQTVSAIDVITGVSPVSYGGDSIGGIIRVESAPPRFAKQGETLLTGEASAFYRSNGDGFGGALSVTAASDRLSLTYSGSYTQAGNFKGGGSLGGVRSSEYAKTDHSLNLAAQVSNGLIELKGGYHFTPYEGFPNQYMDMTSNKSWFLNGHYAGVFDWGNLDVRASWRDTDHVMNFLADKGGTATGGMPMNTEVHSASYTVQADILLGGGTLRLGSEFQHQWLNDYWPPVVGNMMMGPNAFINVNGAKRDRLGTFLEWETRWDSGFSLIAGIRNDQVWMNTGKVAPYGTGMMQMADVMAAAAFNKADRKRHDSNWSGSLLVRYALSDGADIEIGYARKVRSPNIYERYSWGRGSMASRMIGWFGDGNGYVGNLDLRPEKADTLSAALAISGGGKDGWSFKIAPYYTHVDEYIDAVKLADFTDMMGSPTGFVQLQFANQKAEIYGIDISGAVPLWSSSSAGTARLTARASWLHGQNLTDHAPLYHQMPFNAALSLEHRIGGLETRIDLDIVTEKDRADPTRNEPRTGSYALLNVQLAYRIDKVRLTLGADNLFDKAYYAPLSGMSLGDLKATGVRRPVPGRGRSVNAGITIAF; encoded by the coding sequence ATGCCTGCCTTCGCTCGCTCCACCAGCAAGCAACCAACTTTCAAGGTTCGCCTCGCCGGGAGCTTCGCTTTTCCCGCACTCGTCGCTGTGCTGGCGGGCGCCCCCATCTCGCGAGCCTTCGCCCAGGACGGGACGCCGCTGCCAGAGGTCGACGTTAGCTCGGCGAGCGAGGCGGGGTCGACGGTTTCGGGTGAGCGGCTTTCCCCCTCGCGCCTGCGCGACCTTCAGGTCGGCTCGAGCGATACCGCAGCGATCCTGCAAAGCGTACCCGGCGTCAGCGGCTATGGGGCCGGGGGCTTCTCGACCTTGCCGGTGATCCGGGGCCTTGAAGCGCAGCGCTTGACCGTGCTGGTCGACGGCGTGGCGATTGCCTCGGCCTGTCCGAACGATATGAATCCGCCCCTGTCCTACACCGATCCGCAAACCGTGAGCGCGATCGACGTCATTACCGGCGTTTCGCCAGTCAGCTATGGCGGCGACAGCATCGGCGGGATCATTCGCGTCGAGAGCGCTCCGCCCCGCTTTGCGAAACAGGGCGAAACGCTGCTGACCGGCGAAGCATCGGCCTTCTATCGAAGCAATGGCGACGGGTTCGGCGGCGCGCTGTCCGTGACGGCCGCAAGCGACAGGCTCAGCCTGACCTATAGCGGCTCCTATACCCAGGCCGGCAATTTCAAGGGCGGCGGCTCGCTGGGGGGCGTGCGGTCCAGCGAATATGCCAAGACCGACCACAGCCTCAATCTCGCAGCGCAAGTCAGCAACGGCCTGATCGAGCTGAAAGGCGGCTATCATTTCACGCCCTATGAGGGTTTCCCGAACCAATATATGGACATGACGTCCAACAAATCATGGTTCCTGAACGGCCATTATGCCGGCGTCTTCGATTGGGGCAATCTCGATGTGCGGGCGAGCTGGCGCGACACCGACCACGTCATGAACTTCCTCGCCGACAAGGGCGGGACCGCGACCGGCGGGATGCCGATGAACACGGAGGTCCACAGCGCGAGCTATACCGTCCAGGCGGATATATTGCTCGGCGGCGGCACGCTGCGCCTGGGCAGCGAATTCCAGCATCAATGGCTCAACGACTATTGGCCGCCCGTTGTGGGCAATATGATGATGGGGCCGAATGCGTTCATCAACGTCAACGGGGCCAAGCGCGATCGGCTCGGCACCTTCCTCGAGTGGGAAACGCGCTGGGATAGCGGTTTCTCCCTCATCGCCGGCATCCGTAACGATCAGGTCTGGATGAACACCGGCAAGGTCGCGCCCTATGGCACCGGCATGATGCAGATGGCCGATGTCATGGCGGCAGCGGCGTTCAACAAGGCCGACCGCAAGCGCCACGACAGCAATTGGAGCGGCAGCCTGCTGGTCCGCTACGCGCTTTCGGACGGGGCGGATATCGAGATCGGCTATGCCCGCAAGGTTCGCTCGCCCAATATCTACGAGCGCTATAGCTGGGGCCGGGGCAGCATGGCGAGCCGCATGATCGGGTGGTTCGGCGACGGGAACGGCTATGTCGGCAACCTCGACCTTCGCCCCGAAAAGGCCGATACGCTGAGCGCCGCCCTGGCCATTTCCGGAGGCGGCAAGGATGGCTGGTCGTTCAAGATCGCGCCCTATTACACCCATGTCGACGAATATATCGACGCCGTTAAGCTGGCGGACTTCACCGACATGATGGGCAGTCCGACCGGGTTCGTTCAATTGCAGTTCGCCAACCAGAAGGCAGAGATCTACGGCATCGACATATCGGGCGCCGTGCCGCTATGGTCATCGTCGTCGGCCGGCACCGCGCGTCTGACCGCGCGCGCGAGCTGGCTGCACGGCCAGAATCTGACCGACCACGCACCGCTCTATCACCAGATGCCGTTCAATGCGGCGCTGAGCCTCGAGCATCGGATCGGCGGCCTCGAAACCCGGATTGACCTCGACATCGTGACGGAAAAGGATCGCGCCGATCCGACCCGCAACGAACCGCGGACGGGCAGCTACGCGCTGCTCAATGTCCAGCTCGCCTATCGCATCGACAAGGTTCGCCTGACGCTCGGCGCCGACAATCTGTTCGACAAGGCCTATTATGCTCCGCTTAGCGGCATGTCGCTCGGCGATCTGAAGGCGACCGGCGTGCGCCGCCCGGTTCCGGGCCGGGGGCGATCGGTCAACGCCGGGATCACGATTGCGTTTTGA
- a CDS encoding efflux RND transporter periplasmic adaptor subunit: MSRRYTLIAGAATIALILSGLWWFASRPVETGNSAPASNAQPTDGILAVDARRAAQMGIRLMPATAAADAALATIPAMIEPPANARVAVAATFPGTVLRTLVVEGDSVRRGQPLAIIASRDVLTIGADLSRANARRGVAEANAARLSLLSREGIIAGARADEANAIAAEARADVSEKSRILAMVGGHGASGSYTLTAPIAGRVTSASIQTGNPVDGTTAPYVIDATDRYEVVGQLPERLIGQVRPGMSVRLLPNLTGRIVAVGTAIDPATRSAGLKAEIPAGPGVVAGRATSIVIVGPAPAGAVSVPDTAVTMIDGKPVVFVTARGGFAVRAVTGGGGSDGRTVLLSGIRPGEQVVVSGTSALKALATAQ; the protein is encoded by the coding sequence ATGTCCAGACGATACACCCTCATTGCGGGCGCCGCGACGATCGCCTTGATTCTATCAGGCCTGTGGTGGTTCGCCAGTCGGCCGGTCGAGACGGGCAACTCCGCGCCGGCAAGCAACGCCCAACCGACAGATGGGATCCTGGCGGTGGATGCGCGCCGCGCCGCGCAGATGGGTATCCGCCTTATGCCCGCGACGGCAGCCGCGGATGCGGCGCTCGCCACCATCCCCGCGATGATCGAGCCTCCCGCCAACGCCCGGGTGGCGGTGGCCGCGACCTTTCCCGGCACCGTGTTGCGGACTCTCGTGGTCGAGGGCGACAGCGTGCGGCGGGGCCAGCCGCTGGCGATCATCGCCAGCCGCGACGTGCTGACGATCGGCGCGGACCTCAGCCGCGCGAACGCGCGGCGTGGCGTAGCCGAGGCCAATGCCGCGCGGCTCTCCCTGCTCAGCCGCGAAGGCATCATCGCAGGCGCGCGCGCTGACGAAGCCAATGCCATCGCAGCCGAGGCTCGCGCCGACGTTTCGGAAAAGTCGCGCATCCTGGCGATGGTGGGCGGTCATGGCGCCAGCGGCTCCTATACGCTGACGGCTCCTATCGCGGGTCGCGTCACCAGCGCCTCCATCCAGACCGGCAATCCGGTGGACGGCACCACCGCGCCCTATGTGATCGACGCGACGGATCGCTATGAAGTGGTCGGCCAATTGCCCGAACGGCTGATCGGGCAAGTGCGCCCCGGCATGAGCGTGCGGCTACTTCCCAACCTCACCGGCCGGATCGTCGCGGTGGGAACGGCCATCGATCCCGCGACCCGTTCGGCCGGCCTCAAGGCGGAGATTCCGGCCGGACCCGGTGTTGTCGCGGGGCGCGCAACCAGCATCGTCATCGTCGGCCCGGCGCCGGCGGGCGCGGTCAGCGTGCCCGATACGGCGGTCACCATGATCGACGGCAAGCCGGTTGTGTTCGTGACCGCGCGCGGCGGCTTTGCCGTGCGCGCCGTGACCGGCGGCGGCGGCAGTGATGGCCGCACGGTGCTGCTCTCCGGGATCAGGCCCGGTGAACAGGTGGTGGTTTCCGGTACGAGCGCGCTCAAGGCGCTCGCCACCGCGCAATAG
- a CDS encoding energy transducer TonB family protein — protein sequence MNEEPRAGYGQPSAWSQRLGAGLAAASCCLLVLVALNANLSGRLRMTQPVQVSRFRLFTPSPPSPPPSTLSRSRTDEARLSPERRPAHPPELATTGERGGPASSPIPAAPAIASPFAVAPVSRPPAPEPEVAPPQAQDNKKQSALAAYQRQLWARIAARKPAGIHLDGVATVRFIVGADGALIAVELAGSSGNAALDRLALRTVRNAAPFPTPPMGVESEQLVFTIPFSFH from the coding sequence ATGAACGAGGAGCCGAGGGCAGGCTATGGCCAGCCCTCGGCCTGGTCGCAGCGCCTGGGCGCGGGCCTTGCCGCCGCGTCATGCTGCCTGCTGGTGCTAGTGGCGCTCAATGCCAATCTATCGGGACGGCTGCGAATGACGCAGCCTGTGCAGGTGAGCCGCTTCCGGTTGTTTACCCCGTCGCCACCGTCACCACCGCCTTCAACGTTGTCGCGATCGCGGACAGACGAGGCCCGCCTATCGCCGGAGCGGCGCCCTGCGCACCCGCCCGAGCTGGCTACGACGGGAGAAAGAGGCGGACCAGCTTCGTCGCCTATACCCGCTGCTCCAGCAATCGCCTCTCCGTTCGCTGTCGCGCCGGTAAGCAGACCGCCCGCGCCGGAACCCGAGGTCGCGCCGCCGCAAGCCCAGGATAATAAGAAACAGTCCGCGCTTGCGGCCTATCAGCGCCAGCTCTGGGCGCGAATAGCCGCGCGCAAGCCCGCGGGGATCCACCTCGACGGGGTCGCAACGGTCCGCTTCATCGTCGGGGCTGACGGCGCGCTGATTGCCGTCGAGCTGGCCGGCAGCAGCGGGAATGCCGCGCTCGATCGCCTGGCGCTCCGCACGGTGCGCAATGCTGCTCCTTTTCCAACACCGCCTATGGGCGTGGAAAGCGAGCAGTTGGTCTTTACGATACCATTCAGCTTTCATTGA
- a CDS encoding DUF2946 family protein, whose protein sequence is MTEARKFLVRHHWLCALLLGAALLVKALVPAGFMPVVSNGVILVQLCSGQGPQKIAIKLPSKGGEQDHDEHKKAEAPCAFTGLSSPSLAAVDALLLAVALAFILATVFRRPNRIVLRRGTYLRPPAIGPPTT, encoded by the coding sequence GTGACCGAAGCTCGCAAATTCCTTGTCCGGCACCATTGGCTGTGCGCGCTCCTGCTAGGCGCTGCGCTGCTCGTGAAGGCGTTGGTGCCGGCGGGTTTCATGCCGGTCGTCTCGAATGGCGTGATCCTGGTCCAGCTGTGCTCGGGGCAAGGGCCTCAGAAGATCGCAATCAAGTTGCCGAGCAAAGGCGGCGAGCAGGACCATGACGAGCACAAGAAGGCGGAAGCGCCTTGCGCCTTTACCGGCCTGTCCTCGCCATCGCTCGCGGCCGTCGATGCGCTGCTCCTAGCCGTCGCCCTCGCCTTCATCCTCGCAACGGTTTTTCGGCGTCCAAACCGCATAGTCCTCCGGCGCGGCACCTATCTGCGCCCGCCGGCGATCGGTCCTCCCACCACCTGA